GCGCCGACATCGCGGGCACGCCCATCAGAATCTCGTAGGCGGCGGCTCGGCCGCCACCGTTCTTGCGGCACAGGGTCTGTGCGATGACCCCTTTGAGCGATTCGGAAAGCATGACGCGGATCTGGTCCTGGCGATCGGAGGGGAACACGTCGATCAATCGATCCACGGTGGACGGCGCGGTGCTGGTGTGCAGGGTGCCGAACACGAGGTGGCCCGTTTCCGCGGTTTCGATGGCGATCGAGATGGTTTCCAAGTCGCGCATTTCGCCCACCAGTACGATGTCCGGGTCTTCGCGCAGCGCCGCCCGCAGCGCGCTGGAAAAGGATTTGGTGTGGATGCGGACTTCGCGCTGGTTGATCAGGCAGCCCTTGTTCTGGTGCACGAACTCGATCGGGTCCTCGATGGTGATGATGTGGTCCTTGCGGGCCCTGTTGACCAGGTCGATCAGCGCCGCGAGCGTGGTGCTCTTGCCGGAACCTGTCGGGCCCGTGACCAGCACCAGTCCCTTGGACAGGAAACAGAGCTGTTTGACCTCTTCCGGAAGGCCCAGGTCCTCCACGGAGAGGATCTTTGTCGGAATCTGTCTGAAGACCGCTCCCGCGCCGTTTCGGTCGCGGAAGTAGTTGGCGCGAAAGCGCGCGAGGCCGGGGATTTCGTGGGCGAAGTCGGTGTCGCCGCATTCCAGGTATTCTTCGCGGTTTTTCGCCGGCGCGCTGGAAGTGTCTTCGGACACGCGCATCGACCACCTCGAGATCCTGGAACTGGCGGGCCGCCGCCGGTTCGACCTGAGCGAGGGTTTCGAGGGCTCACGGTCCATAGGGGTTCCCGGTCTGGAAGCCGGAACCTACCTGGTCCGGCTCACAACCGCGGTAAGCCCTCGGTAATCCCCTCTTTTTGACTCGGGGTGACTCTTTCTACTTTGCCCGTCCCGCTTTCCATCGGCTAGGCGTCAGGTCGGCGCATCCTTCGGCTGTCGGCTGGCAGGCTTTCGCGCGCAACAGCACATCGCCCAAATACTCGGCGGGATCGATCCCCAGGAGCTTACAGGATCCCACCAGGCTCATCAGCAGCGCGGACCGTCTGGCGCCTTCTTCGGATCCGGCAAACATCCAATTCTTGCGACCGATGGCGATGGGGCGGATCGAGCGTTCGATGATGTTGTTGTCCAGATCCAATCTCGCGTTGGTCAGGAATTGACGGAGACGGACGGATTGGTTGCGAAAGTAACCGATGGCTTCCCCAAACTTCCCCTTGGGGGTGGCGCTTTGGACCATGCGGGCGTTCCACGCTTCCAGCTCATCGACCACAGGCTTCATCCATTTTTGGCGCCGGTTCACGATGACTGCGTCGATTCTTGCGTAGTCCGGTTGGGCATCGGCCTTGTTCCAGCGCCTGCCAAGTCGATCGGCAAATGTCTCGATGCGGCGATGATGCGCGTAGAGATCGGCAATCCATTTGATCGCCACCGAGGCGGCCTGCCCCTGCCCGGTCAGCAAGGCCTCGTGGTACTTGCGGCGCGCATGCGCCCAGCACAAACCATGGACCAGATCGTCACGTTCTTTGCAGGCCTGGGCGTATCCATCATAACCATCGGTCAAGACGCTTCCTGTCACCCCGGAAAGAATCGCCTTGGCTACCGCGTGCGATCGCCCATCGTCATAGAGAAAGGACACGCCGATCGACGTTCTATCGGGGCCACGTCCCAGCATGGCCCATAGGTAGTCGACGCTTGTCTTGCCTACCCCCCTTTTGTCCTTCTCTCCCTTTTGGACTTTCAATGTGGTCTCGTCCACGTGCATGCATCCACACGTCTTGATCTCGCGCTCCAAGGCTTTGTGGATCGGCCCCAGAAGCTCGAAGATGGCCGCGATCCAACCGATCATCGTGGTCTCGGCGATCTCCACCCCCCAGCGCTTGAACTGGTCGGCGATGCGGTGCAGCGGAAGATGGTCGACATATTTCGACAGGATGATCCAGCTCACCAGATTGGCGGTAGGGATGCCCTTGTCGATGACGCTCACCGGCGGTTTGGCCTGTGCCACACCGCATTCGGTGCATTCCCGGCAGGCCATCTTGGGGCGCACGATGCGAAGACGGGTAAACCGCGGCGGCACGATGTCCAGCTGCTCGCTGACATCATCTCCGATATGAACGCGTTGCTTGCCGCAGCACGGACAGGTCTTCTCCGCCTCGGGAACGTCGAGCACCGTGGTCTCGCAGGGGAGATCGTCCGGCAGCGCCACACGACCATGACCTGCAGGCTTGACGGTGCGCTCGTGCGCAGCGACCTGCTTGGTCTGGCCCAGAGAAGGATCCGGTGCCGGCACGCCAAACAGGTCGGATTCGGCGCCAAGCAATGCAGCGGGGATCTTTTCGCTCTTGTGCCCGAAGATGTGGCGCTTGAGCAACTCCAACTGCTCGCGCAGGTACCGATTGTCGTCGGTCAGCTGCTTTACCTGAGCCTGCAACGCCTCGTTGGAGAGGCCGGAATCCAAGTCGGATTCCGGCACCGAGATCGCGTTGGATCGAGTCGATTTCACAAGGAGCAATATACCGAAAAGCCTCGATAAATGCTGATCAAAT
This DNA window, taken from Fibrobacterota bacterium, encodes the following:
- a CDS encoding PilT/PilU family type 4a pilus ATPase, giving the protein MDREPSKPSLRSNRRRPASSRISRWSMRVSEDTSSAPAKNREEYLECGDTDFAHEIPGLARFRANYFRDRNGAGAVFRQIPTKILSVEDLGLPEEVKQLCFLSKGLVLVTGPTGSGKSTTLAALIDLVNRARKDHIITIEDPIEFVHQNKGCLINQREVRIHTKSFSSALRAALREDPDIVLVGEMRDLETISIAIETAETGHLVFGTLHTSTAPSTVDRLIDVFPSDRQDQIRVMLSESLKGVIAQTLCRKNGGGRAAAYEILMGVPAMSALIREGKTFQIPSVMQTGKKFGMCTLNDSLLDLVRRKTVDPKEAYIKAVDKQGLLLQFKSQGVDMSFLSEVGAG
- a CDS encoding IS66 family transposase — encoded protein: MKSTRSNAISVPESDLDSGLSNEALQAQVKQLTDDNRYLREQLELLKRHIFGHKSEKIPAALLGAESDLFGVPAPDPSLGQTKQVAAHERTVKPAGHGRVALPDDLPCETTVLDVPEAEKTCPCCGKQRVHIGDDVSEQLDIVPPRFTRLRIVRPKMACRECTECGVAQAKPPVSVIDKGIPTANLVSWIILSKYVDHLPLHRIADQFKRWGVEIAETTMIGWIAAIFELLGPIHKALEREIKTCGCMHVDETTLKVQKGEKDKRGVGKTSVDYLWAMLGRGPDRTSIGVSFLYDDGRSHAVAKAILSGVTGSVLTDGYDGYAQACKERDDLVHGLCWAHARRKYHEALLTGQGQAASVAIKWIADLYAHHRRIETFADRLGRRWNKADAQPDYARIDAVIVNRRQKWMKPVVDELEAWNARMVQSATPKGKFGEAIGYFRNQSVRLRQFLTNARLDLDNNIIERSIRPIAIGRKNWMFAGSEEGARRSALLMSLVGSCKLLGIDPAEYLGDVLLRAKACQPTAEGCADLTPSRWKAGRAK